Within Sorangiineae bacterium MSr11367, the genomic segment GCGTTGAATCCCCGGGTACGGTGACGTGCGCTCACGACGGTGAGTACATCTTCGTCGCGGCCGCCTTTACTGAGAACGACGGCGGCTTGGAGGCGCAGACCGAGCGGCTCTACTTGGAGAGCCTTCGTTTGCTGGGGCGCTTGGCCTACACAGCCATATGCCGAATATGGAACTACGTCCCGGCGGTCAATCAGCCCGATCGAGACGGCAACGAGCGCTACAAGGTGTTCTGCTCCGGCAGGAGCAAGGCGTTCTCGCGGCACTTTTCGCAGGCCGATCCCCTGTTCCCTGCCGCTACCGGGATAGGAAGCATGGGCGGGGACGTCGCGGTCGTGTTCCTGGCGAAGAAGGCCGAGGAAGTGATCCACCTCGAGAATCCGGCGCAAACCCCCGCCTATCTCTATCCAGAACACTACGGGCCCAGATCGCCCAGCTTTGCGCGCGCCACCTATGCGAGAAATAGGGTTGGAGATGGCTACCACATCTTCGTCTCCGGCACTGCCGCCGTTCTCGGCTACCAGAGCGTCAACCGGGGCGACATCGCGAGACAGGTGGAGACCTCGATCGAAAACATCAACCGAGTCGTCTCCGCGACCAACCTGAACGCATACGGAATCAACGGCGAGCACGGCGCGTACAACCTGGGCTCCGTAAAGGTCTATATTCGGCACGCTCACGATTTTGCTGCGGTCAGGAAAATGTGCGAACAGCACTTTCCGAAGCGCCGCATCGCCTATTTGCATGCAGACATTTGTCGGTCGGACCTCGACGTCGAGATCGAAGGTATCGCCTGCGGCGAAGCTGGGCCGAACGTCCCACTGACCTTGAGGGACTACTTCACGTGGCAAACGGTACGCAATGCCAGGAAGCCTGCGTACATTTATCTCGACGAGAATGGCGAGGTTCGAGATCAAATCAGCTTTCTCCTATTGAGGCACAGAGTGTTCAACGTTGCCTCCTGTTTGCAGAGGCGCTTCGGGAAGGGTGAGAAGCTGGCATTGGCCTACGCGACGGGCATCGAGTTTGCCGTCGCCTACTATGCGTGCGTCTTGTCCGGCATCGTCGTCATTCCCATCCCTGCGGGAGATCAGATTGAGATCGATTCTACGTTGCGTGGCATCCGGCTCGCTGCCCGTACGTCGAAGGACGGGCTGACCGTTCTGTGTGACAGTCATACGAAAGAGAGCGTCCTTCAGCATTCGCTGGAGAAGACCGAGCTATTGACCCTCGAGGATCTGTGGGACAAGCATCAGAAGTCATTCCAGTTCGTTCTCGTGGACCCGGATGATATCGCCACGCACTGGATTACGCCGGATTCGTCGGGGGACGCTCAGCTCATTCCGCTGAGCCACAAGAGTCTGGTCGAAAAGGCCAATGCAGAAATAAAGACCTGGAATTACACGAATCAGTCCGTCTCCGTGTCCTTGGTGCCGCACCATCGCTATCTCGGTCTGGTGTTCAATCTGATCGTGCCAATCTGTAGCGGGACCACCGCCATCTCGATGGCCCCCGATGCCTTTGCGTGTGGTTCGACGACGTGGGCTCGAGCGATCCCGCATTATCGAGCCACTCATGCCATCGTCGCCACAGACGCGGATGTGGACGGCGCGGACAGCGCAGACCGTCTACAGGTCGCCGTGATGCGCACGCCGATCGAGCACCGCATTGTGCTCAGCGATGTTGCTCTCGACACGATCGACACACCAATTGCCGCGGAGGCGCCGGCCTCACACGACGCGCCAGAGCACGCGCCTTCGTTGTTGGTGCGAACCTGGGAAGACAAAAGCTACGTTCAAGCCTTGCAAGAGAGCTCCACCAACCCGTCGGTGAGCGCGCCGGCGTCCGTGCCGAAGGAAAGGATCATACTCGCCTTGCTGGGCGGGCCGACGGCGTCGGGCATCGAGGCCGGCTTCGAGATCGTGCGAGGACAACCATCGGCTTTGCCCGAGACCGGGCTTGTTGGGGTCTATGGGGCGGACCCGGATGACTTCCGCGCCGCCTACCTGCTCGACGCTTCGCGGACGGCAAGCGTGGTCGAGCGCCCGGTCGCGGTGGGCGCTGCGCGGTGTCGTCCGGTCGCGCTGATGTTCCCCGGACTGGGCGATCAACACCTCTACATGGGGGAGCAGCTTTATCGGCACGCGCCTGCGTTCAAGCGAGAGATCGATCGGTGCGCAGAGATCTTGAAACCCGAGCTCGGGCTCGACCTACGCGACGTCCTCTATCCGGCGCGCGACACCAGCGAGGCTCCGCCCGCGGTTCCGAAGGGGGTTGACCTTCGAAGGATGCTGGGGCGCGACGGTCGTGCACCGACCGCCAACGAGCGGCGATTGAACGAGACGCGGATCGCG encodes:
- a CDS encoding FkbM family methyltransferase gives rise to the protein MRALRSAEGILGAIIYQKAEAEPWPLPVEVPRIYAQMVRPQDESVAEIWYSSNPVRVESPGTVTCAHDGEYIFVAAAFTENDGGLEAQTERLYLESLRLLGRLAYTAICRIWNYVPAVNQPDRDGNERYKVFCSGRSKAFSRHFSQADPLFPAATGIGSMGGDVAVVFLAKKAEEVIHLENPAQTPAYLYPEHYGPRSPSFARATYARNRVGDGYHIFVSGTAAVLGYQSVNRGDIARQVETSIENINRVVSATNLNAYGINGEHGAYNLGSVKVYIRHAHDFAAVRKMCEQHFPKRRIAYLHADICRSDLDVEIEGIACGEAGPNVPLTLRDYFTWQTVRNARKPAYIYLDENGEVRDQISFLLLRHRVFNVASCLQRRFGKGEKLALAYATGIEFAVAYYACVLSGIVVIPIPAGDQIEIDSTLRGIRLAARTSKDGLTVLCDSHTKESVLQHSLEKTELLTLEDLWDKHQKSFQFVLVDPDDIATHWITPDSSGDAQLIPLSHKSLVEKANAEIKTWNYTNQSVSVSLVPHHRYLGLVFNLIVPICSGTTAISMAPDAFACGSTTWARAIPHYRATHAIVATDADVDGADSADRLQVAVMRTPIEHRIVLSDVALDTIDTPIAAEAPASHDAPEHAPSLLVRTWEDKSYVQALQESSTNPSVSAPASVPKERIILALLGGPTASGIEAGFEIVRGQPSALPETGLVGVYGADPDDFRAAYLLDASRTASVVERPVAVGAARCRPVALMFPGLGDQHLYMGEQLYRHAPAFKREIDRCAEILKPELGLDLRDVLYPARDTSEAPPAVPKGVDLRRMLGRDGRAPTANERRLNETRIAQPALFVVEYALARLLIAWGVQPASMLGYSLGEYVAACLSGVIGLADSLAFVARRAQLFETLPPGAMLAVALPEDQVRTLLGAQLAVSAVNGPELCVVAGPHEEIEAFEKLLAGRGITGRRVQTSYAFHSPMMQPLADRVTALARTFKLAEPTIPYTSNVTGKLITPAEAVDPRYWATHLTQPVRFSEGLRTLAAQPDLVFVEAGPGQTLSSIVIASPDVAGGARVVAPMMRNAYDRQSDMAVLLKGIGRLWVNGAAVEWSRLPSRALPSGAPSVAASSVAAQPPATEAAIETATERRLLEIWRQLFRRADITSASSFFDLGGNSLTATKLVPRLQKSFDVNASLKLVYRAPTLRSMAKAIDDLRFNPNALPEAPLVSRPTPATNARLRLSNGFVVNHQNEAETRHFYDDIFAHRSYVRHGITIRDGACVFDVGANIGLFTLFAHHEAKGVRLFSFEPAPETFALLEKNVAEHSVRATTLNYGLSNVAREASFTFYPRSSGMSSFHADAVEEKHNLKSIIANERRLGGAVQADAIAHVEGELLDVRFQPTVVTAKLRRVSDVIQEHRVERIDLMKIDVQKCEAEVIDGIDEHDWPKIRQIVLEAHDADGRVEVLRGRMVERGFSVIVQQDELYVGTNIYNLYAVRKEP